In Paraconexibacter algicola, the following proteins share a genomic window:
- a CDS encoding alkaline phosphatase D family protein gives MSITGTWDHRPINRRQLLGRAALGAGALLAARPLSAGALTRGPFSDPLFTLGVASGDPLPDGVVLWTRLAPVPLAPDGSGGLPARRVPVRWEVAHDDRFRRVARRGVTLTGPEVGHSVHVEVEGLDPAREYFYRFLVGPQESPTGRTRTAPRPGRGDRVRFAVASCQHYQDGYFTAYGHMAREDLDLVVHLGDYIYEGGPAPTKPRQHDGPEPETLAGYRNRHALYRTDADLRAAHAAAPWVVTFDDHEVDNDWAGLSPQDRIGVNATTESWLARRAVAFQAYYEHLPLRRAQVPRGSDMLLYRRVGYSDLLTLNVLDTRQYRDDQDGARRLDPARTLTGPQQERWVIDGLQRSRSRWNVLAQQVFFAQRDLTAGPAQGFSADSWDGYVPARERITRAVQDGRVENFVVLTGDVHKHYCADVHAVPGDVASPTLGSEFVTTSIATGGDGQDISAGGRAVLAENPHILFTNEQRGYLRCEVDRQTWRGDFRVVPYVQTPGAPITTRASYVVQAGRPGAAAA, from the coding sequence ATGTCGATCACCGGAACCTGGGACCACCGCCCCATCAACCGCCGCCAGCTGCTCGGTCGCGCCGCGCTCGGCGCCGGCGCCCTCCTCGCCGCCCGCCCGCTGAGCGCCGGCGCGCTGACCCGCGGCCCGTTCTCCGACCCGCTGTTCACCCTCGGCGTCGCGTCCGGCGACCCGCTGCCCGACGGCGTGGTCCTGTGGACGCGCCTGGCGCCCGTGCCGCTGGCCCCGGACGGCAGCGGCGGCCTGCCCGCCCGCCGCGTGCCGGTCCGCTGGGAGGTCGCGCACGACGACCGCTTCCGCCGCGTCGCCCGGCGCGGCGTGACGCTCACCGGTCCCGAGGTCGGGCACAGCGTCCACGTCGAGGTCGAGGGACTCGACCCCGCCCGCGAGTACTTCTACCGCTTCCTCGTCGGGCCCCAGGAGAGCCCGACCGGCCGGACCCGGACCGCGCCCCGCCCGGGCCGCGGCGACCGCGTGCGGTTCGCCGTCGCCTCCTGCCAGCACTACCAGGACGGCTACTTCACCGCCTACGGCCACATGGCCCGGGAGGACCTCGACCTCGTCGTGCACCTCGGCGACTACATCTACGAGGGCGGCCCGGCGCCGACGAAGCCGCGCCAGCACGACGGCCCCGAGCCCGAGACGCTCGCCGGCTACCGCAACCGCCACGCGCTGTACCGCACCGACGCCGACCTGCGCGCCGCGCACGCCGCCGCCCCCTGGGTCGTGACCTTCGACGACCACGAGGTCGACAACGACTGGGCGGGCCTCTCCCCCCAGGACCGCATCGGCGTCAACGCGACGACCGAGTCGTGGCTGGCCCGCCGCGCGGTCGCGTTCCAGGCGTACTACGAGCACCTGCCGCTCCGTCGCGCGCAGGTCCCGCGCGGGTCCGACATGCTGCTCTACCGCCGCGTCGGGTACAGCGACCTGCTGACGCTGAACGTGCTCGACACCCGTCAGTACCGCGACGACCAGGACGGTGCGCGCCGCCTCGACCCGGCCCGCACGCTCACCGGCCCGCAGCAGGAGCGGTGGGTGATCGACGGCCTGCAGCGCTCGCGCAGCCGCTGGAACGTGCTCGCCCAGCAGGTGTTCTTCGCCCAGCGCGACCTCACCGCCGGTCCCGCGCAGGGGTTCAGCGCCGACAGCTGGGACGGCTACGTCCCCGCCCGCGAGCGGATCACGCGTGCCGTCCAGGACGGCCGCGTCGAGAACTTCGTCGTGCTCACCGGGGACGTGCACAAGCACTACTGCGCCGACGTCCACGCGGTACCGGGCGACGTCGCGAGCCCGACCCTCGGCAGCGAGTTCGTCACGACCTCGATCGCCACCGGCGGCGACGGGCAGGACATCAGCGCGGGCGGCCGCGCCGTGCTGGCCGAGAACCCGCACATCCTGTTCACCAACGAGCAGCGCGGCTACCTGCGCTGCGAGGTCGACCGCCAGACCTGGCGCGGGGACTTCCGCGTGGTGCCGTACGTGCAGACGCCCGGGGCGCCGATCACCACCCGCGCGTCCTACGTCGTGCAGGCCGGCCGGCCGGGGGCGGCCGCCGCCTGA
- a CDS encoding ABC transporter ATP-binding protein yields MTTRSDAGAQTPTATGAPGGPGAVRLDGVAFAHRPRRGGPVPAVDGLSLHAAPGEVVALVGPSGCGKTTLLELVCGLVAPDAGTVAADPAVLMPQRDQLLPWLTALDNAALGPRLAGVGRDAARTAARPLFERFGLAGFEQARPDELSGGMRQRVAFLRTLLAGRPVLCLDEPFAALDALTREELRAWLAGALATEPRTVLLVTHDVEEAAVLADRVLVLSPRPARVIAEVAVDAPRPRTGTDPAVLEVRSAVLEALR; encoded by the coding sequence ATGACCACACGCAGCGACGCCGGGGCGCAGACGCCGACGGCCACGGGCGCCCCGGGCGGCCCCGGGGCGGTCCGGCTGGACGGCGTCGCGTTCGCGCACCGGCCGCGTCGCGGCGGGCCGGTGCCGGCGGTCGACGGGCTGTCGCTGCACGCCGCCCCCGGTGAGGTCGTGGCGCTCGTCGGCCCCTCCGGCTGCGGCAAGACGACGCTGCTGGAGCTCGTCTGCGGCCTCGTCGCCCCCGACGCGGGGACGGTCGCCGCCGACCCGGCGGTGCTGATGCCCCAGCGCGACCAGCTGCTGCCCTGGCTGACCGCGCTGGACAACGCGGCGCTCGGCCCGCGGCTGGCGGGCGTCGGCCGGGACGCGGCGCGGACCGCCGCCCGGCCGCTGTTCGAGCGCTTCGGCCTCGCCGGCTTCGAGCAGGCCCGCCCGGACGAGCTGTCCGGCGGCATGCGCCAGCGCGTCGCGTTCCTGCGCACGCTGCTCGCCGGCCGGCCGGTGCTGTGCCTCGACGAGCCGTTCGCCGCCCTGGACGCCCTGACCCGCGAGGAGCTGCGCGCCTGGCTCGCCGGTGCGCTGGCCACGGAGCCGCGCACCGTCCTGCTCGTCACGCACGACGTCGAGGAGGCGGCCGTGCTCGCCGACCGCGTGCTCGTCCTCTCCCCCCGGCCCGCGCGCGTGATCGCCGAGGTCGCGGTCGACGCGCCGCGCCCCCGGACCGGCACCGACCCCGCGGTGCTCGAGGTCCGCTCCGCCGTCCTGGAGGCCCTGCGCTGA
- a CDS encoding ABC transporter permease codes for MLAALLVLAFLGVWQAYTSIGGPGELILPSPLQIGEALIDDRDLLWDDFLVTATEVGLGVLCALVVGFVAAVALHRSPLLRRATYPLLVGSQAVPIVVLAPLLVFWLGFGLGPKLAIITIICFFPVAVTTLDALDRTDPDRRKLLRTLGASPRQVFWWAEAPAAAPAALSGARIAVAIAVIGAVLAEDSGSNSGLGHLLKQSNGQLETARAWAAVVVLAAFAVTLFYALVLAERRLLPWAARPGGSPR; via the coding sequence ATGCTCGCCGCGCTGCTCGTGCTCGCGTTCCTCGGCGTCTGGCAGGCCTACACGTCGATCGGCGGGCCCGGCGAGCTGATCCTGCCCTCGCCGCTGCAGATCGGCGAGGCGCTCATCGACGACCGCGACCTGCTGTGGGACGACTTCCTCGTCACCGCGACCGAGGTCGGCCTCGGCGTCCTCTGCGCCCTCGTCGTCGGCTTCGTCGCCGCGGTCGCGCTGCACCGCAGCCCGCTGCTGCGCCGCGCCACCTACCCGCTGCTCGTCGGCTCGCAGGCGGTCCCGATCGTCGTGCTGGCGCCACTGCTGGTCTTCTGGCTGGGGTTCGGCCTGGGCCCGAAGCTCGCCATCATCACGATCATCTGCTTCTTCCCCGTGGCCGTCACGACCCTCGACGCGCTCGACCGGACCGACCCGGACCGGCGCAAGCTCCTGCGCACGCTCGGCGCCAGCCCGCGCCAGGTGTTCTGGTGGGCGGAGGCGCCGGCCGCCGCGCCGGCGGCGCTCTCCGGCGCCCGGATCGCCGTCGCGATCGCGGTCATCGGCGCCGTGCTCGCAGAGGACTCCGGGTCCAACTCGGGCCTCGGCCACCTGCTCAAGCAGTCCAACGGCCAGCTCGAGACCGCCCGCGCCTGGGCCGCGGTCGTCGTGCTGGCCGCGTTCGCCGTCACCCTCTTCTACGCCCTGGTCCTCGCGGAGCGCCGTCTCCTGCCGTGGGCCGCCCGACCCGGAGGATCCCCTCGATGA
- a CDS encoding ABC transporter substrate-binding protein produces MTRRSPAALLCLLLLPVALLLSACGSKEDDIAGTPQTQKLTLMLDYFPNADHAGIYAAQASGAFAKVGLDVDIQTPSDPSAPLKLVEAGRADLAISYEPELLLARDKGAKLVAVGAIVNKPLTSLMALGKEKITRVEDLRGKTVGTAGIPYQAAYLKTILEEAGVPPEDVKTVDVGFNLVPAMISGKVDATLGAFWNYEGTQLQREKKDPDIIRMETVGVPTYDELVVVASEETTKDRGALVRRFFQALRQGTEQVRADPAAGVTPLLKANPDLDRGLQEAVVRKTLPVFFPADDEDPFGYMDPSQWRAYGRWMLDRGLITKEIDPTSLTNEFLPGAPIGNEREGLD; encoded by the coding sequence ATGACCCGCCGCTCCCCCGCCGCGCTGCTGTGCCTGCTGCTCCTGCCCGTCGCCCTCCTGCTGTCGGCCTGCGGGTCCAAGGAGGACGACATCGCGGGCACGCCGCAGACGCAGAAGCTGACGCTGATGCTCGACTACTTCCCCAACGCCGACCACGCGGGGATCTACGCCGCGCAGGCGTCGGGCGCGTTCGCGAAGGTCGGCCTCGACGTCGACATCCAGACCCCGTCGGACCCGTCGGCCCCGCTGAAGCTCGTCGAGGCGGGCCGCGCCGACCTGGCGATCTCCTACGAGCCCGAGCTGCTGCTCGCCCGGGACAAGGGCGCGAAGCTCGTGGCGGTCGGGGCGATCGTCAACAAGCCCCTGACCTCGCTGATGGCGCTGGGCAAGGAGAAGATCACGCGCGTGGAGGACCTGCGCGGCAAGACGGTCGGCACCGCCGGCATCCCCTACCAGGCCGCGTACCTGAAGACGATCCTCGAGGAGGCGGGCGTGCCGCCCGAGGACGTGAAGACCGTCGACGTCGGCTTCAACCTCGTGCCCGCGATGATCTCCGGAAAGGTCGACGCGACGCTCGGCGCGTTCTGGAACTACGAGGGCACGCAGCTGCAGCGGGAGAAGAAGGACCCGGACATCATCCGCATGGAGACCGTCGGGGTCCCGACCTACGACGAGCTCGTCGTCGTCGCCTCCGAGGAGACGACGAAGGACCGCGGCGCGCTGGTGCGCCGGTTCTTCCAGGCGCTGCGCCAGGGCACCGAGCAGGTCCGGGCCGACCCGGCGGCGGGCGTCACGCCGCTGCTGAAGGCCAACCCGGACCTCGACCGCGGCCTCCAGGAGGCGGTCGTGCGCAAGACGCTGCCGGTGTTCTTCCCGGCCGACGACGAGGACCCGTTCGGCTACATGGATCCGTCGCAGTGGCGCGCCTACGGGCGCTGGATGCTCGACCGCGGGCTGATCACCAAGGAGATCGACCCGACGTCGCTGACGAACGAGTTCCTGCCGGGCGCCCCGATCGGCAACGAGCGCGAGGGCCTGGACTGA
- a CDS encoding DNA-3-methyladenine glycosylase family protein, with protein sequence MSAAVPVEVRAEVRPAWPVRLPGGGMDGLALRRGDVWLRLVHVGPSAVELRAAQPEPGRLVLGARARRRADAEHGLERLRFALGVDDDLADFHARFRDDPVIGASVRRRPWLRARRRPVAFEALAWAVTEQLIEYDRAVRIQRRIVRAHGRPAPAWAWPGLRDAPSARTVAGLSPARLQSYDLAAGRALALVRVAREVADGRVDLDDPDHERGWARLRAIPGIGAWTVEVLALLGQGRDDVVPAGDLGFLKALGALTSGGDPRARVTEEEVRAHMARYDPWAGLAGVHLLHVLTSGPKALAA encoded by the coding sequence GTGAGCGCGGCCGTCCCGGTCGAGGTCCGCGCCGAGGTCCGGCCGGCCTGGCCGGTCCGGCTCCCCGGTGGCGGCATGGACGGGCTCGCGCTGCGCCGCGGCGACGTCTGGCTGCGCCTCGTGCACGTCGGCCCGTCGGCGGTCGAGCTGCGGGCCGCGCAGCCCGAGCCCGGGCGCCTCGTCCTCGGCGCCCGCGCGCGGCGCCGCGCCGACGCCGAGCACGGGCTGGAGCGGCTGCGCTTCGCACTCGGCGTCGACGACGACCTCGCCGACTTCCACGCCCGCTTTCGCGACGACCCCGTGATCGGCGCGAGCGTGCGGCGCCGCCCGTGGCTGCGCGCCCGGCGCCGTCCCGTGGCCTTCGAGGCACTCGCGTGGGCGGTCACCGAGCAGCTCATCGAGTACGACCGCGCCGTGCGCATCCAGCGGCGCATCGTCCGCGCGCACGGCCGCCCCGCCCCGGCGTGGGCGTGGCCCGGGCTGCGCGACGCCCCGTCGGCCCGGACGGTCGCGGGGCTCTCCCCGGCGCGGCTGCAGTCCTACGACCTCGCGGCGGGCCGCGCGCTGGCGCTCGTCCGCGTCGCGCGCGAGGTCGCCGACGGGCGCGTCGACCTCGACGACCCCGACCACGAGCGCGGCTGGGCGCGGCTGCGCGCGATCCCGGGGATCGGCGCCTGGACCGTCGAGGTGCTCGCGCTGCTGGGGCAGGGCCGCGACGACGTCGTGCCGGCCGGGGACCTCGGCTTCCTCAAGGCGCTCGGCGCCCTGACCTCCGGCGGCGACCCGCGCGCCCGCGTCACCGAGGAGGAGGTGCGGGCGCACATGGCGCGCTACGACCCGTGGGCGGGCCTCGCCGGCGTGCACCTGCTGCACGTCCTGACCAGCGGCCCGAAGGCGCTCGCGGCCTGA